The Acidobacteriota bacterium nucleotide sequence CAGCAGACGCAGCGCGTCCGCCGCACCGGTGAACACCTTGTTGCCCGCCGGATCGGTGGACGCGTTCGCCGCGCCGAGCAGGCGGCCCGACGCGTCGCGAATGCCCTCGCCGCAGACAATCACCACGTTCTTTTGCGCGTCGTAGAGATCGATGACGCGATCGACGAGCAGGTCCACGTCGACCGGATGCTCCGGCGTGAGGATGACGTCGGGCTGCCCGTACGCGGAGCCGAGCGCGATGTAGCCGGACTCGCGGCCCATCACCTCGATGATCGCGATGCGCCGGTGACTCTCGGCCGTCGTGCGGATGCGCTCGACGCCGCTCGCCGCCACGAACACGGCCGTCGCGAAGCCCGGCGTGACGAAGTTGACCATGTCATCGAGCACCACCGTGGGACGGACGGCCGCCTGCCGATAGGTCCAGCCGCCGGCCGCCGCGGGATCCCGCTGCCACGTCGACGGCTCGTCCGCGTAGTTCAGGCCGAGGTCGTTGTCGATCGTCTTCGGAGCGAGCACGGCCGGCAGGTGTGCGGACAGCGCCTGCATGCCGTTGAGCGTCCCGTCGCCCCCGACGCAGATCAGCCCCTCGATGCCAAGGCGCCGAAGCCGGTCGACGATGACGGCGACGGTTGCCGGATCGTCGCCCGACAGGTAATCCCGCGACGCGCCGAGCAGCGTGCCGCCAATCGTCGGGTCGATCTCCGGGATCGGCTGGAACAACGGATTGAGGTAGACGTGCGGCAGCCGCGGATTGAAGAGGCTGTTGAATCCCTTCAGCAGGCCGATCACCGAGACCCGCCGCGCGCACGCACGCGTGACCACGCCGTGAATCGTTGCGTTCAGCGCCGGCGTATCGCCGCCCGCGGTCAACAAGC carries:
- a CDS encoding 6-phosphofructokinase, coding for MTRIGLLTAGGDTPALNATIHGVVTRACARRVSVIGLLKGFNSLFNPRLPHVYLNPLFQPIPEIDPTIGGTLLGASRDYLSGDDPATVAVIVDRLRRLGIEGLICVGGDGTLNGMQALSAHLPAVLAPKTIDNDLGLNYADEPSTWQRDPAAAGGWTYRQAAVRPTVVLDDMVNFVTPGFATAVFVAASGVERIRTTAESHRRIAIIEVMGRESGYIALGSAYGQPDVILTPEHPVDVDLLVDRVIDLYDAQKNVVIVCGEGIRDASGRLLGAANASTDPAGNKVFTGAADALRLLLVDRIGDRYFRRLRRGDHARDVIFTRKVGHTQRGGRPLLFDRFHAAQLGGHALDLLLAGERNTIAALRWTRDRGYRVEGFPVAGLRDTWGHIHARRLHPAFYDADRMRPSALGVEYLQQIFTGAVGHDDTEHLRERLFTPGRLVDPHRSLNALMSRRIEYLAPERAIA